A DNA window from Myripristis murdjan chromosome 19, fMyrMur1.1, whole genome shotgun sequence contains the following coding sequences:
- the mmp21 gene encoding matrix metallopeptidase-21: MLTLIQLIVFLVWTSISSADAEKLFHQRDHSDVQIPASHRAGLITDRYGFISPVNWEETQFEDSDTWFYDDFMGDDFQGSIQEGASAAHSRNTKDDRQDEHNSSYESQAFISALKEFQRVSGLPVTGVFDDATKMAMNKPRCGVPDKEAELNAPAALENSLSNSTNSDDENTPSATFNGTVRNNTESNIISDTSFAAENVSGDENIFTFNDTNSVLTDISNETSLNFTDDFHIFDPSLNFTSANSSQDNSTDSQTVDVETHQSDVVQLRKRHLASRLSKSRQRRDLSEGGYMAFSKKVLRWRLIGEGYSSQLTIEDQRYIFRLAFRMWSEVSPLEFVEDTRSPLEDIDIRLGFGTGRHLGCNQRFDGTGQEFAHAWFLGDIHFDDDEHFTAPNAGSGISLLKVAVHEIGHVLGLPHIYRAGSIMHPSYLPQESGFEMDWMDRKAVQQLYGGCKGRFSTVFDWLRKERTPYGEVVIRFNTYFLRDGWYWLYENRNNRTRYGDPVALQIGWRGIPGDGVDAHVHVWSRKRDAVYFFKGTQFWRYDSDNDLVFRQDPEGHRYPKLISEGFPGVPSPIDTALYDRRDAHIYFFKGTRVYAFDVEANSLARGFPKNIRDVFPPVVSGDHPDGNIDAAYFSYTHNAIFLLKGTRFWQVVGSRDRWRRPFLPRNGLLPHKEVDQHWFDICNVHPTALRVTR; encoded by the exons ATGCTGACTTTAATCCAGCTGATAGTTTTCCTGGTTTGGACGAGCATTAGTTCAGCTGATGCAGAGAAACTTTTCCACCAACGGGATCATTCTGATGTGCAAATCCCCGCCTCCCACCGAGCTGGGCTTATAACTGACAG ATATGGTTTCATCAGTCCAGTGAACTGGGAGGAGACCCAGTTTGAAGATTCAGACACTTGGTTTTACGACGACTTCATGGGAGATGACTTCCAGGGCAGCATCCAGGAGGGGGCCTCAGCGGCTCACTCAAGGAATACTAAAGATGACAGGCAGGATGAGCACAACAGTTCATATGAGAGCCAGGCGTTCATTTCAGCGCTCAAAGAGTTTCAGAGGGTATCAGGCCTGCCTGTCACCGGTGTGTTTGATGATGCCACCAAGATGGCTATGAACAAACCGAGATGTGGAGTCCCTGACAAGGAAGCAGAGCTCAACGCCCCTGCAGCACTTGAGAACAGCTTATCAAACAGTACTAACTCAGATGATGAAAACACACCCAGCGCCACTTTTAATGGGACTGTCAGGAACAACACGGAGAGCAACATAATCAGTGACACTTCTTTTGCTGCTGAAAACGTCTCTGGAGATGAGAACATATTCACTTTTAACGACACCAACAGCGTCCTCACAGACATCTCCAATGAGACCAGCTTGAATTTCACGGACGACTTTCACATATTTGATCCCAGTTTGAACTTCACTTCTGCAAACAGCTCTCAGGATAACAGCACGGACAGTCAGACGGTGGATGTGGAGACGCATCAGAGTGATGTGGTGCAGCTAAGGAAACGCCATCTCGCCTCACGTCTGTCCAAAAGCCGGCAGAGGAGAGATCTGAGTGAGGGGGGCTACATGGCTTTTTCTAAGAAAGTGCTGAGATGGAGGCTGATAGGTGAGGGCTACAGCAGTCAGCTGACTATTGAGGACCAGAGGTACATCTTCAGGCTGGCCTTCAGGATGTGGAGTGAGGTGTCTCCACTGGAGTTTGTGGAAGACACGCGTTCCCCACTGGAGGACATTGACATCAGGCTTGGTTTTGGCACAG GGAGACACCTGGGATGTAACCAGAGGTTTGATGGCACTGGTCAGGAGTTTGCCCATGCATGGTTCCTGGGAGACATACACTTTGACGACGATGAACATTTTACAGCACCCAATGCTGGAAGTGGGATCAGCCTCCTCAAA GTGGCAGTGCATGAGATCGGCCATGTGTTGGGCCTGCCTCACATATACAGAGCTGGCTCCATCATGCATCCCAGCTATCTGCCCCAAGAGTCTGGCTTTGAGATGGACTGGATGGACAGGAAGGCAGTACAGCAGCTTTATG GGGGGTGTAAGGGCCGGTTCAGCACTGTGTTTGACTGGCTCAGAAAGGAGAGAACGCCCTACGGAGAGGTGGTCATCCGCTTCAACACCTATTTCCTGCGAGACGGCTGGTACTGGCTATATGAGAACAGGAACAACCGAACGCGTTATGGAGATCCGGTTGCCCTGCAGATCGGCTGGCGTGGGATTCCCGGAGATGGGGTGGATGCTCATGTGCACGTGTGGTCCAGGAAAAGGGATGCTGTCTACTTTTTCAAGG GTACTCAGTTCTGGAGGTACGACAGTGACAATGACCTGGTGTTTCGACAGGACCCGGAGGGACACCGCTACCCCAAGCTCATCTCTGAGGGTTTCCCAGGGGTGCCCAGTCCCATTGACACAGCTCTTTATGACAGGAGGGACGCACACATCTACTTCTTCAAAGGCACTCGC GTGTATGCGTTTGATGTGGAAGCCAACAGCTTGGCAAGAGGCTTCCCCAAAAACATTAGAGATGTTTTCCCTCCAGTGGTGAGTGGAGACCATCCAGATGGCAACATCGACGCTGCCTACTTCTCCTATACCCACAATGCCATCTTTCTACTCAAGGGCACACGCTTCTGGCAGGTGGTGGGCAGCCGTGATCGCTGGCGCCGGCCCTTCCTGCCACGCAATGGCCTGCTGCCACACAAGGAGGTGGACCAGCACTGGTTTGACATCTGCAATGTTCATCCCACTGCCCTGAGAGTAACCCGCTGA
- the uros gene encoding uroporphyrinogen-III synthase, producing the protein MHVLLLKEPRDGDSGPDPYIKELASHGHKATLIPVLSFKFVSLNTLSDKLFQPDKHGGLIFTSPRAVEAAKMCLEAEERREEWNNSIKEKWNAKSIYVVGKATAALVRNLGLNPLGEDTGTAEVLSRLILEREDTNILPLFFPCGSIKREVLPTALRENGVPLETLTVYQTAEHPDLEKNLKNFFKEQGTPASVAFFSPSGVKFCLEVVRRLSGDQLTQIKFAAIGPTTEEAMTAEGLCVSCAAQKPTAEHLAAAIAKALQ; encoded by the exons ATGCATGTGCTACTTCTGAAAGAGCCAAGAGATGGAGACTCTGGACCTGATCCTTACATCAAG GAGTTGGCGTCACATGGACACAAAGCAACCCTAATCCCTGTGTTGTCTTTCAAGTTCGTGTCGCTGAACACCTTGTCAGATAAG CTTTTCCAGCCCGACAAACACGGAGGTCTCATTTTTACCAGTCCAAGAGCAGTGGAGGCTGCAAAGATGTGCTTAGAGGcagaagagagaagggaag AATGGAACAATTCCATTAAAGAGAAATGGAACGCCAAATCCATTTATGTGGTTGGGAAGGCCACTGCAGCATTAG TACGAAATCTAGGTCTGAATCCTCTGGGCGAGGACACCGGCACAGCAGAAGTTCTGTCACGTCTCATCCTTGAAC GAGAGGACACAAATATTTTACCGCTTTTCTTCCCCTGTGGCTCGATCAAAAGAGAGGTTTTGCCCACGGCTTTGAGGGAAAATG GAGTGCCCCTCGAGACGCTGACTGTCTATCAAACGGCTGAACATCCAGATCTGGAGAAGAATCTAAAGAACTTCTTCAAAGAGCAG GGCACCCCAGCCAGCGTAGCTTTCTTCAGTCCATCAGGAGTGAAGTTTTGCCTTGAAGTGGTGCGAAGGCTGTCGGGTGATCAGCTCACTCAGATAAAG tttGCAGCAATAGGACCTACTACAGAAGAAGCTATGACAGCAGAAGGTCTGTGTGTCAGCTGCGCCGCACAGAAGCCAACAGCTGAACACCTGGCAGCAGCGATAGCTAAGGCTCTACAGTAG